The DNA region GTAGATGCTTCCGGGAATGCAGCTACTTATACAGGGGAAGATTGCTATGAATGGGCCGGTGGGATAACTGGCAATGGATACGCTGTTCAAGGGAATTTGTTGGTTAGCGAAGAGACAGTCACATCTATGGCAGAAACCTTCGAGAAGACTGAAGGTTCTTTGTCAGAAAGGCTCTTATCATCGCTTGAAAGCGGGCAATCTGCAGGTGGAGATAAGCGTGGCATGCAGTCTGCAGCAATCCTCGTAGTGAAAGAAGGTGGTGGCTACGATGGGCTCACAGATCGTCTTGTTGATTTACGTGTAGACGATCACACTGAACCAATTCAAGAATTAAAACGCATTTATAGGCTTCATCAGCTGTATTTCGGGGAATCTAATGAACAAGATATCCTAACGATAGAAGGCACGACGAAGGAAGAGATGAAGCGCCATCTTAAACGGTTAGGATACATTCCAACAACCAACATATCAGACACAATTCTGAATAAGTCGTTGACTACATTTATCAACACAGAAAACTTCGAAGGCAGAGCCCAACCAGACGGCCTAATTGATGCTCATGTACTCGAATTTATGAAAACAAGATAGATTGAAATCCAGAAGGCATTCTTTATCGAAGGATGTCTTCTTTTAAAATAAAATTATGCCAACACATACAGAACATATAATAATGATTGTTGCTAAAATACAAAAAGTACATACAATTTATACTGTACAAATTAGTTGGGGTGATGTATGCTATTCACGTAGACAAAAGAAAGGGAGAGACAAATGAAAACAAAGATTATGGATTGGCCTACATTTATAGGAGCCTTCCTCTTGTTACTGTTCGTAACAATTCCTCTAATTATTTTTCCTCAACAAGGAGCCGATATAGTCGGACAGGCAAACGATTTCATGACATCGAACTTCGGAGTGCTGTTCCTAATTATGGGCTTGGGCGCATTATTCTTCCTCATTTATGTCGCCTTTAGTAAGAATGGACATATTAAATTAGGAGACCAGGGAGAGAAACCTGAATTTGGGAATTTCTCTTGGGCTGCCATGTTATTCTGTGCAGGGATTGGGTCTAGTGTTCTCTATTGGGGAACAATCGAATGGGCTTATTACTACCAATCACCTCCATTCGGTATGGAGGCTGGCACACAGGAAGCGATTGCGTGGTCTTCTGCTTATGGAATGTTCCACTGGGGACCGATTGCATGGGCACTTTATACATTACCAGCATTACCGATTGCGTACTTCTATTACGTAAGGAAGAAACCTGTATTAAAGATTAGTGAAGCTTGTCGACCTGTTATCGGAGACAAAGCAGATGGACCACTTGGGAAAGTAATCGATGTTCTGTTTATGTTCGGATTAATGGGTGGAGCAGGTACAACGCTTGCACTTGGAACGCCTATGATTGCACAAGGGGTTTCACACTTAACTGGCGCGGAGCCAACAATTGGACTAAAGACAGTGATTCTTGTCGTATGTACAGTCATCTTTGCAGTTAGTGCGTACACAGGATTAAAGAAAGGGATTAAAGTTCTGTCAGATGTGAACTTATGGTTATCTCTATTCTTGCTTGCATTTGTCTTTGTATTTGGTCCAACTCTATTTATCTCAGAGGCTACGTTTAATAGTCTAGGACTTGTATTGGATAACTTCTTTAAGATGAGCACATGGACAGAGCCATTTAGAAACTTTGGTCCGTTCAATGAAACTGGTTTCCCAGAAGGCTGGACGATTTTCTATTGGGCATGGTGGCTTGTGTACGCACCATTTATCGGATTATTTATTGCTAAGATCTCAAGGGGACGTACCATCCGTCAAATGATTATTGGAACCATTCTATATGGATCAATTGGGTGTGTCTTGTTCTTTGGAATCATTGGAAACTATGGCTTATATATGCAGCTTTCAGGTCAGTATGACGTAATCGCTGTCCTTAATAGCCAAGGTGCACCAGCTGCCATCATTGATGTATTCAACCAACTTCCACTTGGTTCATTTATTATCGGAATCTTCACGATTTTAGCAGTGATCTTCTTAGCGACAACATTTGATTCAGGTTCTTACATTCTTGCATCTGTTACACAGAAGAATGTCGAGGAAGAACCGCTTCGATGGAACCGCCTATTCTGGGCGTTTGCACTATGCCTACTGCCGTTAACGCTCATGTACCTCGGTGGATTAGGTACGCTGCAAACCGCGAGTATTGTAGGAGGATTCCCGTTAATCTTTATCATGTTCATGCTAGGTTGGTCGTTTATGAAAGCTTCAAACGAAGACTTGGAAGCTTCTGAAGAGTATCGCCCTAAAACGATTAATCTCGATGCGCGCAAAATACGTCAACGCAAGAAGATGCGAAAACAAGAGCAAGAGAGTGGCGGAAAGAACGACAAGATTACAGGGTAAAACGGAACAGGCTGCCCTAAAGGCAGCTTGTTTTTTTATTTAATTCACAATCCATATTTATACATAAACGCTAGAAAGAGGAGATTAGAAGATGAAGCGAAACATTATTGATTGGCCTACGTTTATAGGGGCTTTTATCTTGTTGATTTCAGTGACCATCCCACTCGTCCTATTCCCGGAAGCGGGGGCGGCAGTGGTAAACGATGCGAACGAATTTATGACTTCCACGTTCGGTGTTGTGTTCTTAATTATGGGCTTGGCTAGTTTCTTCTTTGTGCTGTATGTGTCCTATAGCAAGAACGGGCAAATTAAATTAGGGGATGAAGACGAAGAGCCTGAATTCGGGAAATTCTCTTGGGCAGCCATGTTATTCTGTGGAGGAATTGGCTCGAGCATTCTGTACTGGGGGACGATTGAGTGGGCTTATTACTATCAATCCCCGCCATTTGGAATTGAAGCGGGGACAGAAGAGGCCATTGCGTGGTCTTCTGCTTATGGAATTTTTCATTGGGGTCCTGTAGCATGGGCCATTTACACACTTCCAGCACTTGCGATTGCTTATTTCTACTATGTGAGAAAACGTCCTGTATTAAAGGTTAGTGAAGCGTGTCGTCCTGTTATTGGTAAATATGCTGACGGATGGTTAGGGAAAGTCATCGATATCCTGTTCATCTTCGGTATTCTTGGAGGTGCAGGAACCACACTTGCCCTAGGAACACCCATGATTGCTCAAGGTGTCTCGGAATTAACGGGACTACAGCCGACGTTAGGGTTGAAAACGTTTATTTTGCTACTATGTACGGCTATATTTGGAGTAAGTGCTTATACGGGACTTAAGAAAGGAATTAAAGTACTTAGCGATATTAACCTGTGGTTAGCTATTTTTCTATTAGTGTTTGTCTTTATCTTTGGTCCAACGCTCTTTATATCAGAATCAACGATTAATAGTTTAGGCGTTGTGGTAGACAATTTCTTTAGAATGGGCACGTGGACAGAGCCGTTCGGAGACTTTGGTCCATTTGCTGAGACGAAATTTCCAGAGGGGTGGACAGTCTTTTACTGGGCATGGTGGCTCGTTTATGCTCCTTATATTGGATTGTTCGTCGCTAAGATTTCTAGAGGAAGAACGATTAAACAGATGGCGATGGGTACAATGGTGTACGGTACGCTAGGTTGTGTATTGTTCTTTGGGGTCATTGGAAACTATGGGCTTTATATGCAGCTTTCAGGAGAATACGACGTGTTGGCTGTTTTAGCGCAACAAGGCGCTCCTGCTGCCATTATCGAAGTCTTTGGTCAATTGCCGCTTGGGACATTTATCGTTGGAATCTTTACGGTGTTGGCTGTGATCTTCCTTGCGACATCATTTGATTCGAGCTCATACATTTTAGCGTCTGTTGCACAGCGTAACGTAGAAGACGAGCCGCTACGTTGGAATCGATTATTCTGGGCATTCTCATTAGCCATACTTCCTCTTACCCTTATGTATATAGGTGGGCTGAGTACACTTCAGACCGCAAGCATAATAGGCGGGACACCGCAACTGTTTATTATGGCACTGTTAGCATGGTCATTTATGAAAGCTTCGAATGAGGATTTAAGAGCATCAGAGAATTATAAGCCTAAGACAATCTACTTAAATGCCAAAGAAATTAAAAAGCGGAGAAAAAAGAGGCGTCAAGTTCTTCAGGAGTCTCAAACAGAAACGAAAGCGAAATAGAAGAAGAGGAAACTAGAAGTGGTTCAGTGGTAGAAAATTTAAAATAGCAAGGCTTTCAACATGCGGATTCACAAAGGAATTCGCATGTTTCTTTTTATTAATAGGACAAGAATCACTGTGGTTTAATGGTGAATTACCAACGGTTTTAGCAATTGGACAATAACTATTGAACAGAAGTTAAACATGATGCGTATGAAAATTGCGAAACCTGATATAGGGATATCAGAGGTGAATATGGGTTTATGGTGAAATATAGAGGTATAGATTGTATAAGAATGTACTTAAATGAGAGGAGCAAGATGGAGAAATAAGAATGGTCTTTAATTAGATACATAGGAAGAGGGGGGAGTTTGTTTAAAATGAAAAATGTTTATTTGATAGCTATCTTAACTATGGGATTTCTATCTTTTTCAAACTTTTTTGGGGTGAAGATTGCTGGAATATCTGTAGTCATCGGTATAGTCTTCTTCTTTATCGTTAAGAGTTTAGATGGTAAAGATGATCTTCATAATAATTTAAGCATAAAAGATTTTGGAACAATACTGAAAGATAGATCCATTTGGTTTTGGATTAGTTCACCATTACTTATGAATGTTTTCTGTTTTAGTTTTGCTGTTTTGTTATTACCTGAATTCATAGAACACCTCAACACCAGAACGGGGCCTATGGTTTCATTCAATACATTATTGTTAGTAGTCCTACAACTTGGTATTTTAGCGTTGGGGGAAGAGATTGCGTGGCGGGGATTTTTCCAAAAGCAGTTAAATAAATGGTTACCAATCATTCCAACGTTAATTTTGACATCTTTCTTATTTTCGTTCGCTCATTTTGCAATGGGAGATAGTGTAGTTGTCATATTTGATAGTTTATTCATTTTCATTAATAGCGTTTTGTATGGTTTCATCTTTTACAGAACAAATAATTTGTGGGTGAGTGCCTTCTCGCATTTTATTGCTAATGTCTTTAGTGTTCTTGTCATCTCGATACTTTAAATGGCTTCTATAGTTAAAGGATATCAAGTTTAAGAAAACACAGCGGATACTATCCACTGTGTTTTTATATGGGATTTTGTGAAAATGTAAGGTTTACCCCTTTATATTGCTTTTGGTTTCATCCTTTCTAGTTCACAACGGAACTACTTAAGAATCTCTGCACTTCTTCTTTCACATTTATCGTTTAGCTTGAGTAGGTCGCCATTGATCGAATCGGAGGCAAGTAAATGTGCAACGTGAGAGCATCAAAGCGTGAGGGGTTTCCCATTCGGTGTTTCGGACAAGATGGTCTTTCCGCTTGTGCCTGTCCGTATCGCTGTCTTTTTAACGGTTCCGTCCTCATTTAGGACAAAGTCTTCATTTGTGACATAGCCATCAATCACGTGAACAATACCTAAAGAGGCGCCATGGTCATGAATAGGAGAGAAGCGTCTCGGTTTCCAATAGATGAGTATGCACTCTACTTCTTCGGTTTTAACGACCGACTGCCTCCCATAAGGAAACCCTTCCGTCTCTTCAACAATCCATGGTTCAACGCACCCCCTCGTCAGTTGTAGCTCCTCAATACCGTGTATAAGTTCATGTGTGTCTTCGATGCTCGCTAATAATAGTTGTTGGAGTTGTTCCAGCTCCTTCACCTCTTTCACGCGCTTTCCTAAATGCATATGAGGGAAAAGGGGGAATCATCCCACTAAAATGATAATTCTGAATGTTAGTGATTATGCTATAACGAACATTTCTGTATGCTATAATGAAAAAACTGTTCTACTATTCTAGCATTTGAGGTGACATCATGAATGAAGCAGCGAATGGAGCTTTAATTCAAGACCCAGTAGGGATCCTCGCATATTTAAGTGCGCTTATGGGTGGCGTTTTTATGCTTTCCCAATTGAAAAACCCTATTGTTCAGAAAATTTTTCATTATTTGCCTCCTTTAATATGGGCATATTTCTTACCGATGATTTCAACTACCATTGGCATAACGCCAAATAGTAGTGACCTATACAGCTTTATCGGTACGTACATCCTTCCATTTGGCTTATTATTGCTCTTATTATCTACTGATGTTAAGGCAACGTTGAAGCTCGGTCCAAAGGCATTAATCTTGTTCCTAACTGGAACGCTTGGTGTCGTGATTGGGGGTCCAATTGCGCTCGCACTCTTCCAGCCATTCTTACCAGAGGATGCTTGGAAAGGGGTAGCGGCACTTGCGGGAAGCTGGATTGGCGGCTCAGCAAACATGGCTGCATTAATGGAGTCTGTGGATACGCCAAATAGCATTCTGTCTCCGATCATTATTGTCGATACGCTTGTCGGATTAAGTTGGATGGGGGTTATGATCTTTCTATCTGGCTATCAGGACCAGTTTAACAAATGGAACAAAGCAGATAACTCCGTTGTTGAGAAGATTAATGAAAACATAGGAGAATTGGCAGCGAAGAAATCTAAGCCTTTGACAGTACCTCATTTCTTAGGGATATTAGGATTTGGATTTGGTGTCTCTTATGTGGTTGTGCTCATCGCGAAACAATTGCCATCAACGTCTGTATTGTCGACAGGGACGTGGACCATTCTCATCATTTCCGCGCTTGGCGTCATCTTCTCGTTCACTAAGGTGAAAGAGTTAGATGAATATGGTGGAAGTAAAATAGGGTATGGCGCGATTTATCTGTTGCTCACTACGTTCGGGGCTCAGGCGAATTTAGCTGATGTAGTGAATGCACCTGCGTTTATCTTTATGGGAATTGTGTGGCTAGCGATTCACGTTATTCTCTTATTCGGAATGGCACGTCTATTACGGGCGCCGCTCTTCTTCATCGCAGTAGGTTCACAAGGGAACATTGGTGGGACAAGTTCAGCACCAATCGTTGCATCCGTCTTCCAACCAGCGCTTGCACCAGTTGGATTATTAATGGGAATCACCGGGAACATTGTAGGTACGTATGCAGCCGTCTTATGTGCCCAACTTGCAGAAATGGTTGCCACTATGATGTAATACGTATTGAAGAGTAGGTCTGTTCATCACAGACCTACTTTTTTTTGTACAAGAAAAGGCCATGGAGTAAATCCATGGCCTAGTTGCAAATTCTAATGATTATGCTTGTTTAGGTTTTAATTTCGGGAACCCAGTTGCAATTGCGATGATTCCCATAACGCCAATGAGCATTGGATAGAAGGTGTATGGGAAGATTTGGACAGGGGATACACCTGCCGCTTCTGCAGCAATTAGCATTTGGGCACCGTATGGAATTAATCCTTGGACGGTACAGGCGAAGATATCGAGAATGGATGCGGAACGTCTAGAATCGATTCCATATTCATCTGAAATCTGCTTTGCCAACGGACCTACTGTCAGGATTGAAATGGTGTTGTTTGCTGTAGACAAGTTCGTCGTTGCGATAAGTCCAGCAATCGAGAACTGTCCACCACGTTTTGATTTTACTTTCTTTGTCATGGTATTCAAGAGGAAATCAAGTCCACCATTTTCGCGGATGGTTGCCACAATTCCTCCAATGATTAGCGTTAACATCACAAGACTAGCCATGCTTAGGGCACCGTCGCCAACAGAAGAAGCAATAGCTGTCAGGCTCTCAAAGCTTCCATCAATAAATCCAATGATCGCTGCTAATAAGATTCCTGATGTGAGTACGGCCAACACGTTCACACCGAGTACGGCTGCAACGAGTACTCCGATGTAAGGAAGGATTTTCACCCAGTTAAAGGATTCTGTATCAACAGGAGATGCATTCCCGATGGATGCAAAGATAAGAATCGTAATGGTTACAAGGGCAGCAGGCAAGACAATCAAGAAGTTGGCTTTGAATTTGTCCGCCATTTCCGTTTGTTGCGTACGAACTGCAGCAATCGTTGTATCCGAAATAACGGATAAATTGTCTCCGAACATGGAACCACCGATAATCGCTCCCATAACAAACGTCACGGAGAAGTCGGTTGCCTGGCTAATTCCAACCCCAATGGCAACAAGTGCACCAATCGTTCCTGTCGAAGTACCCATTGAAATAGAGATAAAGGCACTAATAATAAATAACCCAACAATGACAAGACTCTGTGGAAGAGCGGTGAGCGCTAAATTAACAGTAGAATCAACGGCTCCCATATCGTTGGCAACTTGAGAGAAGGCACCTGCTAAAATAAAGATAAAGACCATGATAATAATGTTCGAATCTCCAGCTCCTCGAGCAAATTGTTCAACTTTTGTTTCCAATTTTTCCTTTGGATTCATAGCCAATGCTACAACTGCAGCAATTAAGGCTGCCACGAGGATCGGCAGTTTGTAGAAGTCACCTGTGACAATACCTGATCCTAGAAATAATGCGAGGAATATGACAAGCGGCGTAAACGCCAATAAATTTCCTTGTTTCTTCATGATAGCACTCCTTAATGAATAGATCTCCGAATAAAAAAACCTCTTCTCGCTATGAGAAGAGGTTCTACAGTTACGTACTTGTATAGGATAACCCTCTCCTCATCTTTCAAGCCTATTACTTGCTGGATTTGGCACAGCACTCAGAATGAGTCCGCTGCCGAGACATCACAGGGCCAGTCCCTCCGTCTCTCTTGATAAGAAGTTGTTTTTATTATTCGTTTAATTTGCTCTTCATACTTTAATAGTTTCTTTCAATCATGTCAATAAAAATTTACGATCCAAGCGGCTCTCCATGGGAATAACCTTCAATTAAATGCTCCAAATGCCCGTTTAATTCACAAAGCTTGGACGGGAGGAAGGAGGGCGAGAGCTCAATCGTGTCCAGTTCGTCAAGGGAGACCCACTTGTATTCAACAGGTTCATCTTCAAGACCTGAGAACGTTCCCTTATGAAGGGGCAATGGAACTTCCGTATGAACAGCGTAGTAGAGTCCAATCTCGTGGTAGTTTCGATTTCGATATGTGAAAAAGTTCTCATTGAACCAAAGTAGACGGTCCACTTCAACGGTATACCCAAGCTCCTCTAGCATTTCGCGCTTTAAGCTTTCGCTTCCGGTTTCCCCCATTACAACGCGTCCACCAGGTAATGTCCAATGATTATCTGATAGGACTCGGTGAACGAGGATGTGGTTGTCCTGAATTAGAACAGCTACAGTACGGTAATTAAAGCGTTGGTCGTTAACCGTAAACTTAATATCGATAGAAACCACCCTTTCTTGTTTCATTCATCCTATCAATCCATTTAGGAAAAGGCAATAAAAAAAGCCCGGTTTACCGGGCTCCCATCTTTAATTCAGAATATGCTCGACACTTGAGGAATCTTGAACCATTAGAAGCACTTTCCCTTCATCTAATCGCTCTTCGTACGTCTCAGCTTCAGATGCAGAAAATCCTAGGTCTTGTAGTTTGTTACGAAGCTCATCGCCCTTCTTGTTGAACAGATTCCCAACAGCTTCTTTCATATTCATTTCATTCAACCCTACTGTATTTGCATCTGTAGAGTCAGCTAAACGTTCAGTGCGATCGTCATCGTGAGTCATTAAATAAATATTGTCCTTATGGATGCCGTTGTTAGACAGCTTTTGAACGTCATCTTTTAATACCTCGTCGTTTGTGTACTCTCTTACAAATGGTTTCATGATTTACCCTCCTAATATAATCTAGTAAATCTATACCCGTTCGTTCATACTCAAAACGTTGGAATGGGTTTAGTTGGAAGTGGATGCGTGAATGAGGAAAGAAGAAATGAAATTGCAAGAGTAGTAGAGAAACTCTATAATAATAGCTAGTCAGTAAATAGCAAGACCACAAGGGGAGTCAATTGGCTGAGAGTGGATGAAGAGTCCTGACCCTTATGACCGGTTAGTTCATGCTAACGTCGGGATGTGGCTGTTCATGGATTCGAATAAGTTTCCGATGAATTGTCTCTCCCGTAATGATGATAGAAGGGAGAGAGAAGAATGGAACGTAAGAAAATTTTATTTTTAGTTGAAATTCCAATGTTTGCAACATTAGCTTTCATACTCGATTTTTTCCCGTTTTTATCCTTTAAATTATGGGCGCAGGGTGGTTCAGTATCATTCTCAATGGTACCGGTTCTACTCGTCGCGTTCCGATGGGGGATAAAGGGAGGAATCTATTCAGGCCTATTGTTTGGCTTACTCAACATGCTCTTTGGAGGGTATGTATTCACACCTGTCCAGGCCGCGCTAGACTACATCGTTGCCTTTGGCGCTATCGGTCTATCAGGGGTATTTAGTCATGGTGTTCGACAAGCGAACAAGAATGGGCATAAGAAGCGATTTCTTACGTACATTACGTTTGGTGCGCTAATAGGAAGCACGGTTCGTTTCCTCTGTCATTTCATAGCGGGCATCGTCTTCTTTAGTCAATATACCCCAGAAGGCCAAACGGTTTGGTACTACGCACTTTGGTACAATGGTTCATACATGCTGCCATCGTTTCTCTTAAGTACGATTATTTTGTCGTTACTTTTCTACAAACAACCTAGATTGTTACGTACCTAATAAAAAACTGCTTTCCTTTAGTGGGAGAGCAGTTTTTTAATGGCTTCATAGCAATGTTGTTTATACGTATCGTGTTCTTCTCTATCGGCAACCGTAAGCCATTGGATGAGTGTACCATCAATAACAGCTCGGATGTTTCTAGCGACGGATTCTATTTGTAGCTCTTTACTGTAGAGGCCTTCATCTATTCCAGTTTGAATGATTTCCTTGCTGATCCGATAACAATTCTCGTGGAAAGCCTGATTAATCTCATGAAATAGGGGTACTTTACGTACGTGGGCTAAAAATTCAAGGTACACTTGATAAAACTTTTCGTTCTCCTCAGGTCCAATAAAGACCGCATGGAGGTAAGCCTGAAGTTTATCATCCGCTTTATTAGTTCCATTGACAGCAGTTGCTTCTTTCTCATAAATGCGGTCTGTAATCCATTGCAATAGGTGAGCAAACACATCTTCTTTATTACGGAAATAATAGTTTGTGACCCCTTTGCTTACGCCTGCGTAGTCCGAGATGTCTTGAAGTGTGACTGTTGAGAAGCTTTTATCATAAATGGCTTGAAAGGTAGCCTTTAATAATTGTGATTTACGTTCTTCCTCTTTCCTCTTCATAGGAGTCATCCTTTCTCTAGTATGTCTATTGTACTGAAAGGATGTTCGTTAAACAATATGGATTGACTTTTTTATTTTGACCAGTCAGAATAAAAGTTAATTACACAAGCAAAGGAGATGTATGAGTATGACATTTCGTTCGTTATTAGCTACGAAACAAGATGAACAAGTGAATCTAGAAGTCGTTGAACGTGAGATGAAAGACCTTCCAGAAGGTGATGTCACGATTAAAGTGGCGTATTCAAGCGTGAACTATAAAGATGGTCTTGCTATAAATCCAAAGGCAAAGGTTGTACAAAGCTATCCAATTGTTCCAGGGATTGACCTTGCAGGTACAGTCGTTGAATCTGACCACGAAGCTTATCAAGAAGGGGATGAAGTCATCGTCACGAGCTATGAACTTGGTGTGGCGCATGATGGTGGATTCAGTGATTATGCACGTGTGAAATCAGAATGGATTGTCCCATTACCAGACGGGATGAGCATGAAAGAAGCGATGACATTCGGTACTGCTGGTTTCACGGCTGCATTATCTGTTCATCGGTTGGAACAAAATGGACTACAGCCTTCTGACGGACCGGTACTTGTTCAAGGTGCGACAGGTGGAGTAGGAAGTATGGCTGTCGCAATGCTTGCAAAGAATGGATATACGGTATACGCAAGTACAGGTAAGGATTCTGAGCATGACTATTTAAGATCTCTAGGCGCAGCAGAAATTCTATCACGTGAAGATGTGACGCCTGAGAAGCTTCGCCCTCTTCAAAAGCAACGCTTCGCAGCTGCTGTAGACCCGGTGGGCGGCAAACCTCTAGCTTCCGTATTAAGCTCTATTCAATATGGAGGTTCGGTTGCGGTAAGTGGTTTAACAGCCGGTGTAGAAGTGCCAACAACAGTTATGCCATTCATCTTAAGAGGAGTAGATTTACTTGGCATTGATTCTGTCTACACTCCAATGGAGTTACGCCGGCAAGTATGGCAACGTCTTGCAACAGACCTTAAGCCAGATACACTCAACGAAATTGAGAACGAAATTAGTCTAGACGAGCTGCCTGACACACTTCAAAGCATCTTACAAAGTAAAGTTCGCGGCAGAACAGTTGTCAACCTATCTAACTAAACCAATGATACCCGAGAGATCTTTCTCTCGGGTATTTTATTGCCTTTCTCTCACGATGCGAGATGCTCAAGCATAGGCTATAGCATAGGAATGGGGGGAGGCAAGTTGGAGCTCACATTCGTGCATTGGGTGTATGCCTCTATCACGTTACTGATTATAG from Pontibacillus halophilus JSM 076056 = DSM 19796 includes:
- a CDS encoding NADPH:quinone oxidoreductase family protein; protein product: MSMTFRSLLATKQDEQVNLEVVEREMKDLPEGDVTIKVAYSSVNYKDGLAINPKAKVVQSYPIVPGIDLAGTVVESDHEAYQEGDEVIVTSYELGVAHDGGFSDYARVKSEWIVPLPDGMSMKEAMTFGTAGFTAALSVHRLEQNGLQPSDGPVLVQGATGGVGSMAVAMLAKNGYTVYASTGKDSEHDYLRSLGAAEILSREDVTPEKLRPLQKQRFAAAVDPVGGKPLASVLSSIQYGGSVAVSGLTAGVEVPTTVMPFILRGVDLLGIDSVYTPMELRRQVWQRLATDLKPDTLNEIENEISLDELPDTLQSILQSKVRGRTVVNLSN
- a CDS encoding TetR/AcrR family transcriptional regulator, which produces MKRKEEERKSQLLKATFQAIYDKSFSTVTLQDISDYAGVSKGVTNYYFRNKEDVFAHLLQWITDRIYEKEATAVNGTNKADDKLQAYLHAVFIGPEENEKFYQVYLEFLAHVRKVPLFHEINQAFHENCYRISKEIIQTGIDEGLYSKELQIESVARNIRAVIDGTLIQWLTVADREEHDTYKQHCYEAIKKLLSH